A window of Ciconia boyciana chromosome 9, ASM3463844v1, whole genome shotgun sequence genomic DNA:
CCATGAAAAGCCAGACCTTGTCTTCTGTAATTATTGGTAAGTTAGCAGAACTCTGCCATCACTGCCTGCACACTTCTATTACCTGGCCAGGAGTAGCAACAGAAGAACACTTCGGTTCCGGACAGTTGAGACAGTGGACCTGCCCGTCCCTGATCTGTATTTCAAAGTAGTCCTTCAGGCATGCTTTGCAGTATACGTGGCTGCACTCGGTGAAGTACATACATTCACTGcccagcttctcacagaagcagaTATTGCACAAGTACATCTTGCTGTTAAAGCACTTCCTCCTCTGGGCCTGATCAAAGTCCAAGATTTCCCTAATCAGACTCAACAACGATTCCACATCCTGCACAGCTCTTGTATCGATTATTTCgtcttcagctgctgcagagcctgctgcaCCACCACAATCCTTCTCAGCATCGAGAGGGACCAAAGGTGTCCTACTCTGCCCATTCCCTTGATGGCACATTTTTAGCTCATATGGGGAGGAAATATTCAGGTAACTCAgtgtttcttccttcagaaactGCATCCAGGCAAATAAGACCACACAGCCTCGATTCTCTTCCCATACGTTGTCTAAGTGTTTGCAAAGAGCACTgagctagaaaagaaaaaacaattccaGAAGTTCTGACAACTCGTTactgttttcctctcccatGGTCCCCCTTAGTGCATACTTAGATTTCAGATTCTGGaggttttatatatacataaaacacacataaaaataacGCTCACAGATGCAAGCTTTCACTCCTCAGAACGGTgaccaaataaaaacaagtaggaaacaaaaaaagagccaACCGAAAGAGCAATGCAATCGTTTATGTCTTAATTTTAGTTTCATCTACTACATTAACATCCCCAGAGCACTGTTAATTCTGAACTTACTCACGATCACAAAAGCtctgttaaaatgttaaaactaTTTTGCAAACCTGGGCTTTGGAGAGCCATTTCCCACTGAGGGTAAACACCGGTGGGGAGGTTGATGGGTAGTCTGGTGGGAGTTCAAAATTCAGCACAAGGGGAGGCAGAAAGCAAACGGTGTATTCGAACCTGTTGCTCTGGAGGCCTTCTGTGGAATTGCCTGAATCAAAGATAATTGAGACAGTTTGAGAAATAACAAGAAAACTAATGAACTGTAACTGTTTATGACAGATATCTCTGTTCATTTGATAAATTTCTGGGTTTAAAATGATTTATTCAACCCTAAATAACAAAACTTCTCAGTGCAGTAAAATTTCATGGGGTTGTACGTATACGGTTAAATCAGTAAACACCAGTACTGTGAAATATCAGATCCTGCACAAACCAAGAACCGGGAAAGATGTATCCTCAAGGAAACAAAATAGTAAATGAACTTAAGTATTCCAAAGAAATACTATTACTCatctctaattttaaaattcattaaagaGGTTATATGTAGGGGGATGAAATCACCCCCTCAGATACAAACCcccacaccaccaccagcacagcagaggGTCAGTCATGGCCTCCTCTGGTCAGCGTTCCCATAGGTCGCTAACAGCAGCAACCATCTAAGCACGTCCCAGAAAATGAGCTTGGTAAAAACCAATTTCGGGATAACACAAAACGTCTCAACTCACCACTCACAAAAATTTTGAAGTTTTGGGGCAACTCCAGGCAAATTCTTGTTTCTCCTCCTTGGGCAGACTCGGCTCTCTTAAACTCCTCTTCGTCGTAAATGCTAGCCAAAGCCAGCAGCTCATCCTCCTGAGCTTCTTTGTCTTCTGAAGacatttaaattttctgtgGAGTTAACACCACTCTACAAGATCAACTGAGTTAACGCATCCCATTCAAATTATTAACTTGGGGTAGCTATTTTATACTACTATAGTAAGGTTTAGAAACCCAAGTAACTGATATACAacaatgtaaaatataattaagcTTTTTTACAGGTTGAAAAAATATTGGTAGcctcataaaataaaaaagcacctTAACAGAGCATTGAAAAGTCAAAAAGCAAAGTGTTAGTGGCTAAAGACAGCTGTAAGGGGGAAAAATAGCGAAATACACTGATGGCAAGTGACAGAGGGACATTTCATTAAtgtttgaaagggaaaatagactgaaaaacaagaaaaaggaattagTAGCAGTATCTCTCCTCCACtgttctaaaacaaacaaacaaaaagccccattTACGATTGAAGTTATTGAAGATATCAATAAGAAGCTTCAAATCCTACACAGATTCCTTCAAATCTTGTAGATGCACTCCTATATCATTTCAGTTCTAGATTTGGGGAAATAAAGCTATATGCAAGGGATTACCTTTTTATTCACAGCTGCACGGTGGCAAAGCTGGCGGTACTGCTTACTGACCAAGGACAGCCACGTTAGCAAGGCCAGAGCAGAGCCCCTGATCATTCCTCTGGGAGAACGGGAGGTCATGCGCTTTTTTTCACGTAAGGCATGGAAGATGTCGACTTTTGTCATCAAAGTGCATGCGGTGATGGCACCGGTACTTCTGAGCTGCCTGTAGCCAAACAAACAAGTGCACAGAGGGTTTAAAGTCCCCTCAGCGTTTTCATTATGAATGCTAACAAACGTTTCATTTGAGCAGGCACACTCAGTAATTCCAAATAATCTTTTTTGCAGCTCTAATAGCAGTAACTCGTTTATACGGATACGCTGCGATCACTGCAATTCCAACCGTCACCCGGACTAGCTCGGGAGCTGGTAAGGGCCCcgctgaagtcaacagaaatcccaccctgctgctccccccacgccccccgGGCAGATTATTCGCTGCTGAACAGCAGAGAAGAGGCAGCCCTTCCAAACAAGCAGCacggggaagaaaaaacataaccAATGTACGGGGAGCGGTGGaaagaactaaagaaaaaggcaaattttccCGTCA
This region includes:
- the RNF14 gene encoding E3 ubiquitin-protein ligase RNF14 translates to MSSEDKEAQEDELLALASIYDEEEFKRAESAQGGETRICLELPQNFKIFVSGNSTEGLQSNRFEYTVCFLPPLVLNFELPPDYPSTSPPVFTLSGKWLSKAQLSALCKHLDNVWEENRGCVVLFAWMQFLKEETLSYLNISSPYELKMCHQGNGQSRTPLVPLDAEKDCGGAAGSAAAEDEIIDTRAVQDVESLLSLIREILDFDQAQRRKCFNSKMYLCNICFCEKLGSECMYFTECSHVYCKACLKDYFEIQIRDGQVHCLNCPEPKCSSVATPGQVKELVGEQLFARYDRLLLQSSLDLMADVVYCPRPGCQTPVMQEPGCTMGICSCCNYAFCTLCKMTYHGVSPCKVTAEKLMDLRNEYLEADEATKRFLEQRYGKRVIQKALEEMESKEWLEKNSKSCPCCGTHIEKLDGCNKMTCTGCMRYFCWLCMGSLSRVNPYRHFNDPSSPCFNRLFQAMHIDGEFWEAEDED